The Streptomyces sp. TLI_105 DNA segment CTCTCGGCTTCGCTCGAGCAGGGGGGACCCCCTCGCCCCAGCGGGACGACTGCCCACACGGCGGGGGCCGGGGAGCACCGCCCCGCAAGGCGCGCGCCCACACGGGCGGATGGGAACCGCGCGGCGGGTGGGCGGGGGCGGGACGACCGCCCACACGGCGGGGACAGGCCCGCCGGGCGCGCGCCCACACGGCGGGTGGCGGGGGGGCCGCCCCGCAGGCACAGCCCGCGCGGCGGCCTGAATCGATCGGCAAGGGGCGGCGGCAGGGCGGCACGGCGTTATGCTCGGCGCGCTTTGCCCGGGTTCCGACTGCTCGGGCCCCCGCCCGGCCGTCGAAGGACACCCCATGACCTCCGCCCCCTCCGGTTCCCTGTCCGTCTCGTCCGCCACGCCGCAGGACTGGGCACTCGTACGGTCCTGGGCCGCCGCGGAGGGGTGGAATCCCGGACTCTCCGACGTTCCGGCCTTCTTCGCCCAGGACCCCGCCGGCTTCTTCCTCGGCCGGGTCGACGGGGAGCCCGTCTCCGCCATCTCGGTGGTCAACTACGACGACTCCTACGCCTTCCTCGGCTTCTACCTCGTCCGCCCCGAACTCCGCGGCCTCGGGCACGGACTGGCCACCTGGCGGGCCGCGCTCGCCCACGCCGGCGGCCGGGCCGTCGGGCTCGACGGGGTGCCGGCCCAGCAGGACAACTACCGCCGCTCCGGCTTCACCACGGCCTACCGCACCGCGCGGTACGTGGGCGAGGTCCCGGCCCCCGAGCGCCCCGTGGCCGGCGTCGTGGCCGCCGAGCAGATCGATCCGGCCGCCCTCGCCGCGTACGACGGCGTCTGCCACCACGCCGACCGGCCCCGGTTCCTGAGCACCTGGCTGACCACCCCCGGCCATCGGGCGCTGGCCCGCGTGACCGATGGCCGTTTGACCGGATACGGCGTGGTTCGTCCCGCCCAGGACGAGGCCCGGGTGGGGCCGTTGTTCGCGGACACGCCGGCGGACGCCGCGGCCCTGCTCGACGGTCTCGCCGCCGAGGCGCGGGAGTTCGGCGCCGCCCGTATCGCGGTCGACATGCCGGAGGCGAATCCGGCGGCGGCCCGGCTGGCCCAGGACCGTGGTCTGGAGCCGACGTTCGAGACGGCCCGGATGTACACGGGCCCGGTCCGCCCCGTGGCACGGGAGCGCGTCTTCGGCGTCACCACGCTCGAACTCGGCTGACCCCGCCGCCCTCCGCACCGGCGGGGAGGGGAAGGGACCGGCCCCGAGCCGACGGCCTCCCTGCCGCGATCGGTCCGCGCGGACCGATCCGCACGGACCGATCCGGGCGAACCGCTCCGCACAGACAGATCCGGGCGAACCGATCCGGGCGAACCGGCCGCCCGAGCGCCTCCGCGCCTCCGGCCCGGCCTCCGCGCTTCCCCTCCCCCGCCAGGCCCCGCCGCCCGCGCCCGGACTCCGGAGCGACCCCCTCCGCGCCCGCGCCCGCGGCCTCCGCAACGCCCCCCTCGTCCCCCTCCCCTCCCCGGACCCCCGCCGCCCCCTCAGGGGTGACAAGGGTTTTCCCCGTATCGGGTTCACCCCCCCGTTCCCTACTGTCCTCCGCACCGGCAGATATCATCCCCCGAGCGCACCATGACAGGTGCATGCGGAGGGTGCTGTCCGCCGGTGGCGGCCTTGACCCGGGCCGTCGCGCCGGTGGCGGCGCACGGGCCCCCCAAGCCCAGGGAACCTCGGACGCGACCCCACTTCGCCCCGCGCGTCCCCGCGCCGCCGCCACTGCTCCGCAGTCACGTCGTACTCGAAAGGGCCACACCTTGAACGGTTCCAGGCGGAGAGTCATATCCGTGGTCGCGAGCGCCGCGATCCTCGGTGCCGCTGCCATGACTTCCGGGGCGTTCGCCGCCACCCCGGTCGCTGCCACCCCGAAGCCGGTTCCGGCTTCGCAGACGATGCGGGCGCTTCCCAACGCCCCCGTCGAGAAGGTGATCGTCACCTACAAGAGCCGGACCCCCGAGGCCGGTTCCAACACCGCCGCGAAGAGCGACACGGCCGAGAAGGCCGCGAAGACGGGCGAGAAGCTCTCCTTCGAGCGCCGCCTCGCCGGCGGTGGCGCCCTGGTGAACCTGGGCGGCAAGGCGACCAAGCAGGACGTGACCGAGGTCATGAACGCGTTCCGCGCCGACCCGGCCGTCGCCTCGGTCGAGCCCGACATCCGCGCCTACGCGATGGCGGTCACGCCGAACGACACCGACTACGCCAAGCAGTGGGACCTCTTCGAGCCCACCGGCGGCATGAACGTTCCTGCCGCCTGGGACAGGACGACCGGCTCCGGCGTCACCGTCGCCGTCATCGACACCGGTTACGCGGCCCACTCGGACCTGGCGACCAACATCGTCTCCGGCTACGACTTCATCTCGACCTCCGCCGACGCCCGCGACGGCAACGGCCGCGACGCGGACCCGAAGGACGAGGGCGACTGGAACGCCACCGACGGCGAGTGCGGCACCGGCTCGACCGCCTCCAACTCCTCCTGGCACGGCACCCACGTGGCCGGCACCATCGCCGCCGTCACGAACAACACCAAGGGCATCGCGGGCATCGCGTACAACGCGAAGATCCAGCCCGTGCGCGTGCTCGGCAAGTGCGGCGGCTCGTCCTCCGACATCGCCGACGCCATCACCTGGGCCTCCGGCGGCACCGTGCCGGGCATCCCGGCGAACCCGAACCCGGCCAAGGTCATCAACATGAGCCTGGGCGGCGCGAGCTCCACCTGCCCGAGCGTCTACCAGACCGCGATCAACGGCGCCGTCTCGCGCGGCACCACGGTCGTCGTCGCCGCGGGCAACAGCAACGCCAACGCCTCCGGCTTCACCCC contains these protein-coding regions:
- a CDS encoding GNAT family N-acetyltransferase, whose translation is MTSAPSGSLSVSSATPQDWALVRSWAAAEGWNPGLSDVPAFFAQDPAGFFLGRVDGEPVSAISVVNYDDSYAFLGFYLVRPELRGLGHGLATWRAALAHAGGRAVGLDGVPAQQDNYRRSGFTTAYRTARYVGEVPAPERPVAGVVAAEQIDPAALAAYDGVCHHADRPRFLSTWLTTPGHRALARVTDGRLTGYGVVRPAQDEARVGPLFADTPADAAALLDGLAAEAREFGAARIAVDMPEANPAAARLAQDRGLEPTFETARMYTGPVRPVARERVFGVTTLELG
- a CDS encoding S8 family serine peptidase, coding for MVASAAILGAAAMTSGAFAATPVAATPKPVPASQTMRALPNAPVEKVIVTYKSRTPEAGSNTAAKSDTAEKAAKTGEKLSFERRLAGGGALVNLGGKATKQDVTEVMNAFRADPAVASVEPDIRAYAMAVTPNDTDYAKQWDLFEPTGGMNVPAAWDRTTGSGVTVAVIDTGYAAHSDLATNIVSGYDFISTSADARDGNGRDADPKDEGDWNATDGECGTGSTASNSSWHGTHVAGTIAAVTNNTKGIAGIAYNAKIQPVRVLGKCGGSSSDIADAITWASGGTVPGIPANPNPAKVINMSLGGASSTCPSVYQTAINGAVSRGTTVVVAAGNSNANASGFTPANCTGVITVASTNRAGSRSYYSNYGTIVDVAAPGGETRNATDTPGTVTTPENAIYSTLNSGLTTQSTETYKPYQGTSMAAPHIAGLAALLKSAKSTLTPAEIESTIKNTARPLPGTCTGGCGTGIADSAKAVDAVLNTTPPAGNVFTNATDVAIPDNTTVSSSIAVTGRTGNAPATLKVGVDIKHTWRGDLVIDLVAPDGTVRNLKTSSSSDSADNVQTTYTVDASSEVANGTWKLQVRDVASGDTGYIDSWSLTF